A single window of Paenarthrobacter ureafaciens DNA harbors:
- a CDS encoding ATP-binding cassette domain-containing protein, with translation MTDAPPVTAPLVALKDIHKTFGAVSALRGVSIDVMPGETFALLGDNAAGKSTLMKVLTGVYQPDRGAIELDGKRTEFPTPSASRDQGVEMVYQDFALADNLDVRTNIFLGREPQKNILGPLVRIIDRKKMESETKRVLERLDIPINPRLKVKRLSGGQRQAVAIGRALAFDARLIIMDEPTANLSVAKVDKLIEVTQRLKNLGIAVIIITHRLDEAFAVADRFAVMRQGQVVGRFRVGEVSEAQVAHLISHGTLDDYVDTGSGIPDDRRKIGSTSSKEAVDAMSVGGPATGSDS, from the coding sequence ATGACCGATGCACCACCGGTGACAGCTCCACTTGTCGCCCTCAAGGACATACACAAGACATTCGGGGCGGTGTCCGCATTGCGCGGCGTCAGCATCGATGTCATGCCCGGCGAAACCTTCGCTCTGCTAGGAGACAACGCCGCCGGCAAATCAACGCTCATGAAAGTGCTGACGGGCGTCTACCAGCCCGATCGGGGCGCCATTGAGCTGGATGGAAAACGGACCGAGTTTCCTACGCCGTCCGCTTCCCGGGATCAGGGTGTCGAGATGGTCTACCAGGACTTTGCCCTGGCAGACAACCTGGACGTACGCACCAACATCTTCCTTGGCCGGGAACCACAGAAGAATATCCTCGGTCCGCTGGTGCGGATCATCGATCGCAAGAAGATGGAATCCGAGACCAAGCGCGTGCTGGAGCGCCTGGACATCCCCATCAACCCGCGCCTGAAGGTCAAGCGCCTCTCGGGCGGTCAGCGGCAGGCCGTGGCCATCGGGCGCGCCCTGGCATTCGATGCACGTCTGATCATCATGGACGAACCCACTGCCAACCTGTCGGTGGCCAAGGTGGACAAGTTGATCGAAGTCACCCAGCGGCTCAAGAATCTGGGGATTGCAGTCATCATCATTACCCACCGGCTCGACGAAGCCTTCGCAGTGGCAGACCGCTTCGCCGTCATGCGCCAGGGGCAGGTGGTGGGCCGCTTCCGCGTCGGCGAGGTCTCGGAAGCCCAAGTGGCCCACCTGATCTCCCACGGCACCTTGGATGACTACGTCGACACCGGAAGCGGCATCCCCGATGACCGCCGCAAGATCGGAAGCACGTCAAGCAAGGAAGCTGTTGATGCCATGTCCGTTGGCGGACCTGCAACCGGGAGCGACTCATGA
- a CDS encoding ABC transporter permease, producing the protein MSLTMDNLKTKLGPADLKEGLTATKVKRFIGDYGIIILFVVILIVLAAAAPNFLTLNNIVNVVRQSSIIGLIALGMTFIMITAGIDLSVGSVVGLAGMTFAILAPASGGAFWLPLIAGLGVGLLVGFLSAAMVVWGAILPFLATLATMAIARTAALVITDGQVVSGLSGPAEWLGSGFLGPVPVPVIIFLLAAIICEFVLSRTKFGSHVYAVGGNEESAKKVGISTSRVLFTVYLIGGVTAALGGLVLTARLDGAAPVAGTGYELQVIAAVVIGGTSLFGGVGTIRGTVIGVLLLGVVMNGMNLLGVSSYYQQGVQGVILVLAVLLNRWKSD; encoded by the coding sequence ATGAGCCTCACCATGGACAACCTCAAGACAAAACTAGGACCCGCCGATCTCAAGGAGGGCCTGACGGCCACCAAGGTCAAGCGGTTCATTGGAGACTACGGGATCATCATCCTGTTCGTGGTGATCCTCATCGTCCTTGCCGCGGCCGCGCCGAACTTCCTGACCCTGAACAACATCGTGAATGTGGTCCGGCAGTCATCGATTATCGGCTTGATCGCGCTAGGAATGACGTTCATCATGATCACCGCGGGTATCGACCTGTCGGTTGGTTCGGTCGTCGGCTTGGCGGGCATGACATTCGCCATCCTGGCACCCGCCAGTGGCGGCGCCTTCTGGCTCCCCCTGATAGCCGGCCTGGGTGTGGGACTCCTGGTCGGTTTCCTCAGCGCAGCCATGGTTGTCTGGGGAGCAATCCTTCCCTTCCTGGCCACGCTGGCCACCATGGCCATAGCCCGTACCGCAGCCCTGGTCATCACTGACGGGCAGGTTGTTTCCGGGTTGAGCGGACCGGCCGAATGGCTGGGCTCCGGTTTCCTGGGTCCCGTTCCGGTCCCTGTGATCATCTTCCTGCTTGCCGCCATCATCTGTGAGTTCGTGTTGAGCCGTACCAAGTTCGGCTCCCATGTGTACGCCGTGGGCGGCAACGAAGAGTCGGCCAAGAAAGTGGGCATCTCCACCAGCCGGGTGCTCTTCACCGTCTACCTGATCGGTGGCGTGACGGCTGCCTTGGGCGGTCTTGTCCTGACGGCCCGCCTGGATGGCGCCGCACCCGTGGCAGGTACCGGATACGAGCTCCAGGTGATCGCCGCCGTCGTGATTGGCGGCACGAGCCTCTTCGGCGGTGTCGGCACCATCCGGGGAACCGTGATCGGTGTCCTGCTGCTGGGCGTCGTCATGAACGGCATGAACCTGCTCGGCGTTTCCTCCTACTACCAGCAGGGCGTACAGGGCGTGATCCTCGTCCTCGCCGTGCTGCTGAACCGCTGGAAATCCGACTAG
- a CDS encoding APC family permease: MSSTTKGKQTPTRTQEDKLSGNMGVGELVMNVLAFSSPLTTVAGTLPVMLLFSGHTAPGIYLLVTLMLLIFSVGFVRMSRSVEAPGGFYSFVTAGLGKPAGLGGALLALVGYIFIGFFAPSLFALTLQGFVVNTLGGPEIPWYWYGLGIIAVTTLLAYNRIDLSAKVLTVVMLLESAVVVIFDVAAFASGDVSQGVGFSMPWITDAGLGLALLFAVGNFFGFEATVIYRDEVKNPDRTIPRATYLAVVGIGLFYAVAAWAYTAFLGADNVQDEAKANTVNLFNDGATALVGKIFADIGVVLLITSILASMLSIQNIAARYSFSLAADGALPRILGRVHPRHKSPYVSAVGVGMVWVVATVVFTLVGVAPEALYPIASGSGTFSVLLLMFITSFAVLVYFVRRRSFAPESVWKTIVSPIVSVLFLGLITYLAIANYPELIGGSAVMTAIFMTFTFALFIGGIVYAYFLRSKRPEVYVRLGRQKIDQ; this comes from the coding sequence ATGTCAAGCACAACAAAAGGGAAGCAGACGCCTACCCGGACCCAGGAAGACAAGCTCAGCGGCAACATGGGGGTGGGCGAGCTCGTGATGAACGTGCTCGCCTTCTCCTCCCCGCTGACCACCGTTGCAGGCACCCTGCCTGTGATGCTCCTTTTCAGCGGGCACACGGCTCCGGGCATCTACCTCCTGGTGACGTTGATGCTCCTGATCTTCTCAGTGGGTTTCGTCAGGATGAGCCGCAGCGTGGAAGCTCCAGGCGGCTTCTATTCATTCGTCACCGCCGGCCTTGGCAAGCCGGCCGGTCTTGGTGGTGCACTGTTGGCGCTGGTGGGTTACATCTTCATCGGCTTCTTTGCGCCGTCCCTGTTCGCCCTCACCTTGCAGGGCTTCGTGGTGAACACCCTGGGTGGTCCGGAGATTCCGTGGTACTGGTACGGGTTGGGCATCATCGCCGTCACCACGCTGTTGGCTTACAACCGCATCGACTTGTCGGCGAAGGTCCTGACGGTGGTCATGTTGCTGGAATCGGCCGTGGTGGTCATTTTCGATGTGGCCGCGTTCGCCTCGGGCGACGTGTCACAGGGTGTCGGGTTCTCCATGCCCTGGATCACCGACGCCGGGTTGGGCCTGGCCCTGTTGTTCGCCGTGGGAAATTTCTTCGGGTTCGAAGCGACGGTTATCTACCGGGACGAAGTGAAGAACCCTGACCGGACCATTCCCAGGGCCACGTATCTGGCGGTGGTCGGCATTGGCCTGTTCTACGCGGTGGCCGCATGGGCCTACACGGCATTCCTCGGCGCCGACAATGTCCAGGACGAGGCCAAAGCAAACACGGTGAACCTGTTCAACGACGGAGCCACGGCGCTGGTCGGCAAGATTTTTGCCGATATCGGGGTGGTCCTGTTGATCACGTCGATCCTGGCCTCCATGCTGTCCATCCAGAATATTGCGGCCCGGTACAGCTTCTCGCTGGCTGCCGACGGGGCGCTGCCGAGGATCCTCGGCCGCGTCCACCCACGGCACAAGTCCCCCTATGTTTCGGCGGTGGGCGTGGGCATGGTTTGGGTGGTTGCCACTGTGGTGTTCACCCTGGTGGGGGTTGCTCCCGAGGCCCTCTATCCGATCGCCAGTGGAAGCGGCACGTTCTCGGTCCTGCTGCTGATGTTCATTACGAGTTTCGCGGTGCTGGTCTACTTCGTGCGCCGCCGCAGTTTCGCTCCCGAATCCGTGTGGAAGACCATTGTTTCCCCCATCGTCAGCGTGCTGTTCCTTGGCCTGATTACTTATCTGGCAATTGCGAATTATCCCGAGCTGATCGGTGGATCGGCCGTCATGACGGCAATTTTCATGACATTTACTTTTGCTTTGTTCATCGGCGGCATTGTTTATGCATACTTCCTGCGTTCAAAGCGCCCCGAGGTCTATGTGCGTTTGGGCCGGCAGAAGATCGATCAATGA
- the iolG gene encoding inositol 2-dehydrogenase, whose product MTQQIRVGLFGTGRIGQVHAMSLATLEEATLSWVCDPYLEGAKRTAAEFGGRVSDDPAEVFASGEVDAVIVASPTATHVELIEQSIDANIPVLCEKPVDLEIARVDALRAKAAAADVPIALGFNKRFDRHFVELRRRVGAGEIGALEQLIITSRDPGEPPAAYLPQSGGIFRDMTIHDLDMARYFLPDIVEVSARGANVFSESIREAGDFDSTVVTLRGSNDQLVTILNSRHSAYGYDQRIEAFGSTGLLQVANKNDSLVRHWGTRSVEGTSPYQNFFLERYAEAYRLEVAEFLRAVRGLPSRSPGFEDGRAALVLADAAEKSARTGAAIAVDLSA is encoded by the coding sequence ATGACGCAACAGATCAGGGTTGGCCTGTTCGGGACCGGGAGGATCGGTCAGGTGCATGCCATGAGCCTGGCAACGTTGGAAGAAGCGACGCTCTCCTGGGTGTGCGATCCGTACCTGGAAGGTGCCAAGCGGACTGCTGCCGAGTTCGGCGGCAGGGTCAGTGACGACCCCGCCGAAGTCTTTGCTTCAGGGGAAGTGGATGCCGTCATCGTTGCCTCTCCGACCGCTACCCACGTGGAACTCATTGAACAGTCGATCGATGCAAATATCCCCGTGCTGTGTGAGAAACCTGTTGACCTGGAGATTGCCCGGGTTGATGCACTCCGGGCCAAGGCGGCTGCTGCGGATGTTCCGATCGCTTTGGGGTTCAACAAGCGCTTTGACCGGCATTTTGTGGAACTGCGGCGGCGGGTGGGGGCCGGGGAGATCGGTGCCTTGGAGCAGTTGATCATCACGAGCCGGGATCCAGGGGAGCCGCCGGCGGCTTACCTGCCCCAGTCCGGCGGGATTTTCCGGGACATGACCATCCACGACCTGGACATGGCCCGCTACTTTCTTCCGGACATTGTGGAGGTCTCGGCCCGCGGTGCCAACGTCTTCAGCGAAAGCATCCGGGAGGCGGGCGACTTCGATTCCACCGTGGTCACCCTTCGGGGTTCCAACGACCAACTCGTGACCATCCTCAATTCAAGGCATTCCGCGTACGGCTACGACCAGCGCATCGAGGCCTTCGGCTCCACCGGTTTGCTCCAAGTGGCCAACAAGAACGACAGCCTGGTGCGGCATTGGGGCACGCGTTCCGTCGAGGGGACAAGCCCTTACCAGAACTTTTTCCTGGAGCGCTATGCGGAGGCGTACCGGCTTGAAGTCGCCGAGTTCCTGCGCGCTGTCCGCGGCCTGCCCTCCCGGAGTCCCGGCTTCGAGGACGGCCGTGCTGCCTTGGTCCTGGCCGACGCGGCGGAGAAGTCAGCCCGAACAGGCGCTGCCATTGCCGTGGATTTGTCAGCGTAG
- a CDS encoding D-2-hydroxyacid dehydrogenase — protein sequence MSRPKVIVIVQEGRPLPPVERLDAEAEVVVVRSAEEFRAALPGAEILFLNDFRTKLLRDVGPGELRWIHTSSIGVDSLMTREIINGDIVVSNSRGVCERPIAEWVLGVLLMFTKDLRRTIELQQARTWQHRETEPLLGRKVLVVGPGPVGRETVLLLRAAGMDVSVVGRTAREDKQLGAIASFEELDLLLGEAQDVVLTVPLTEETRGLFNAARFDKMRQGARLVNVGRGAVVVEQDLLDAIDAGHLGAAALDVFANEPLAAENPLWSRSNILVSPHASGDLIGWRGRVVDCFAANLQKWKTGEPLNDIVDLKKLGGTAPKPLSQAGTVLPQSASIV from the coding sequence ATGTCACGACCCAAAGTAATTGTCATCGTCCAGGAGGGCCGGCCGTTGCCTCCTGTGGAGCGGCTGGACGCCGAGGCCGAGGTAGTGGTGGTCCGGTCCGCCGAAGAGTTCAGGGCGGCGCTGCCCGGGGCGGAAATCCTGTTCCTGAACGACTTCAGGACGAAGCTTCTGCGTGACGTTGGTCCGGGGGAGCTGCGATGGATCCACACCTCGAGCATCGGCGTGGACAGCCTCATGACCCGGGAGATCATCAACGGCGACATCGTGGTGAGCAATTCGCGCGGCGTTTGTGAACGGCCCATCGCCGAGTGGGTCCTGGGTGTCCTGTTGATGTTCACCAAGGACCTGCGCCGAACCATCGAACTGCAGCAAGCAAGGACCTGGCAGCACCGGGAAACCGAACCGTTGCTGGGACGCAAGGTCCTGGTGGTCGGCCCTGGACCTGTGGGGCGCGAGACGGTCCTGCTGCTGCGTGCGGCGGGCATGGATGTGTCGGTCGTCGGGCGGACAGCGCGTGAGGATAAGCAACTGGGCGCCATTGCCTCCTTCGAGGAGCTGGACCTGCTCCTTGGGGAGGCCCAGGACGTGGTGCTGACCGTGCCGCTCACTGAGGAGACGCGCGGGCTGTTCAACGCTGCACGCTTTGACAAGATGCGTCAGGGAGCACGGTTGGTCAATGTGGGCCGCGGGGCCGTGGTGGTGGAACAGGACCTGCTCGACGCCATCGACGCCGGGCACCTGGGTGCAGCAGCCCTGGACGTTTTCGCGAACGAGCCGTTGGCAGCTGAAAATCCACTCTGGAGCCGCAGCAACATCCTGGTCTCGCCCCACGCCTCCGGGGACCTGATCGGGTGGCGTGGCCGAGTTGTGGACTGCTTCGCAGCAAACCTGCAGAAGTGGAAGACGGGCGAGCCGCTCAATGACATCGTGGACCTGAAAAAGCTTGGCGGAACCGCTCCAAAACCCCTGTCCCAAGCTGGTACAGTGCTCCCACAATCCGCGTCGATAGTGTGA
- a CDS encoding sugar ABC transporter substrate-binding protein — protein MGMRHKLAAATAMLAAGALTLTGCGGSSNASGSEQSGKSYNIGVVVLDLQDPDLAHMTDAMKKTAEEKGVKLNITDSKKDVGSELNQVEDLLTRQVDAVIMQPLDGDASQNAAKRVIAANIPLFILSTEFAEGSDVGYKSYIGVDDTVAGQMQAEYLNKVMPDGGNLVFAAGIYGASWTDRRKSGFDKTINKNFKIVAEFQAKGSRDDAKRNMEDTLQRFPSGQIDAVVANNDEMAIGAASAIEDAGRTAEFKAVVGVDGTEPALQDIKAGTMSATVRQDSAGQGVKAVEVVTDFLNGSNVDNRYTLPFTLITKDNLSEFLK, from the coding sequence ATGGGAATGCGACACAAGCTCGCTGCGGCCACAGCCATGTTGGCTGCCGGAGCCCTGACCCTCACCGGCTGCGGAGGCAGCAGCAACGCCAGCGGTTCCGAACAGTCCGGGAAGAGCTACAACATCGGCGTTGTGGTCCTCGACCTGCAGGACCCGGACTTGGCGCACATGACCGACGCCATGAAGAAGACGGCTGAAGAAAAGGGCGTCAAGCTCAACATCACCGACTCCAAGAAGGATGTGGGCAGCGAACTGAATCAGGTTGAGGACCTCCTCACCCGCCAGGTGGACGCTGTTATCATGCAGCCCCTGGACGGCGATGCCAGCCAGAACGCCGCCAAGCGGGTCATCGCTGCCAACATCCCGTTGTTCATCCTGTCCACCGAGTTCGCGGAAGGCTCTGACGTCGGCTACAAGAGCTACATCGGTGTCGATGACACCGTAGCCGGCCAGATGCAGGCCGAGTACCTCAACAAGGTCATGCCCGACGGCGGCAACCTGGTGTTCGCCGCGGGCATCTACGGTGCCTCGTGGACCGACCGCCGCAAGTCCGGATTCGACAAGACGATCAACAAGAACTTCAAGATCGTGGCCGAATTCCAGGCCAAGGGCAGCCGCGACGACGCCAAGCGCAACATGGAAGACACCCTCCAGCGCTTCCCGTCCGGCCAGATTGACGCCGTGGTGGCCAATAACGACGAAATGGCCATTGGTGCCGCGTCGGCCATTGAGGACGCAGGCCGTACGGCTGAGTTCAAAGCAGTAGTCGGCGTCGACGGAACCGAGCCTGCCTTGCAGGACATCAAGGCCGGCACCATGTCCGCGACGGTCCGCCAGGACTCCGCGGGGCAGGGCGTCAAGGCAGTGGAGGTTGTTACGGACTTCCTCAACGGCTCCAATGTGGACAACCGCTACACCTTGCCATTCACCCTCATCACCAAGGACAACCTGTCCGAGTTCCTGAAGTAG